The Nothobranchius furzeri strain GRZ-AD chromosome 6, NfurGRZ-RIMD1, whole genome shotgun sequence genome includes a region encoding these proteins:
- the LOC129152194 gene encoding guanine nucleotide-binding protein G(I)/G(S)/G(O) subunit gamma-5 — MSNNNAHSNLIIAQRTVKQLRVEANVRRIKVSQACADLKNFCLQNASRDPLLMGVPSSDNPFRPPKSCSLF, encoded by the exons ATGTCTAACAACAACGCACACAGTAACCTTATCATCGCCCAAAGGACCGTAAAGCAGCTCCGGGTGGAGGCAAACGTCCGGAGGATCAAG GTGTCCCAGGCCTGTGCGGATCTCAAAAACTTCTGTTTGCAAAACGCCTCCCGGGATCCTCTCCTGATGGGGGTCCCTTCCAGTGATAATCCCTTCAGACCCCCAAAGTCCTGCTCCCTGTTCTGA